The Tenebrio molitor chromosome 3, icTenMoli1.1, whole genome shotgun sequence genome contains a region encoding:
- the LOC138126482 gene encoding uncharacterized protein, which translates to MSRAKRMLEMVTKPTRNAHNFEENEQVHVTEYNNFNENIKLNADEAVTIIQSTGEANESNNNLEVVQNVEINFVDFLPTRSDFDFQDVQTQHVPLLNDIIIELPCQVNYPEGQEQSQIYPIESTMSEISDGSEINKNLVPYSDTDSISSSDGYPKKSKKRKKRFQVQESTWCSEKNKKLRESGKRYCGRTKQDGKWCYDKPKEPRVMKPRCKCKSKQRGIMKCSLINEHERQRIFKSFWQMSWGEKKVVINNQVKSVPTKRHRNRKQENETKRGQSLEYFLRVQEECLRVCRTMFINTLVIGRWTILHWKSSFGTRTPSILRQSTSGMEPFKDRHECLFQFLDTLPVMESHYCRSTSQKKYLLAEWQSRQSVYEFYVKDWCKAKKQEPLSIASFSKAFDEKNFALFRPKKDECEKCVSYRMGQVLEDEFNRHVQRKMEAREEKEKDKKERKYVFTADLQAVLMAPKSKVSTLYYKTKLQVHNLCFYNLVNSNAYCFVWNECEGGLGAEEFSSIWMYFIEQKILLNMPADTDERSTIIMYTDGCGYQNRNALMANVLLNVAVAHNIVIEQKYLEPGHTQMEVDSVHATIERNLKDKIINLPADYVPICQKARKKPAPYQVKYLTHDFFLNFDPIQRYKTIRPGRGKGDLKVTDIRALRYTPEGEIYYKASFVDEWKRIPQRKNTKIKTHSWEQLKQLYTERRKITAKKYEDLQAIKKTLPVDYHKFYDDLPHE; encoded by the coding sequence ATGTCACGTGCTAAACGAATGTTAGAAATGGTAACCAAACCAACAAGAAACGCTCACAactttgaagaaaatgaacaAGTGCATGTAActgaatataataattttaacgaAAACATAAAATTGAATGCAGATGAAGCTGTTACGATAATTCAATCCACGGGGGAAGCAAACGAATCAAACAATAATCTTGAAGTTGTCCAAAAcgtcgaaataaattttgtagacTTTCTGCCCACCCGTAGCGATTTTGACTTCCAAGATGTTCAAACACAGCATGTTCCATTATTAAATGATATCATAATAGAGCTTCCTTGTCAAGTGAACTACCCTGAAGGACAAGAACAATCCCAAATTTATCCTATAGAATCAACGATGTCAGAAATATCTGATGGTAGCGAAATCAATAAGAATTTGGTTCCATATTCGGACACGGATTCGATTTCATCTTCAGATGGATAtccaaaaaaaagtaaaaaacgtaaaaaacgCTTCCAAGTTCAGGAGTCAACATGGTGTAgcgagaaaaacaaaaaactaagAGAAAGTGGTAAACGTTATTGTGGTAGAACGAAACAAGATGGAAAATGGTGCTATGACAAGCCTAAAGAGCCGCGGGTTATGAAACCAAGAtgcaaatgtaaatcaaaACAACGAGGTATTATGAAATGTTCTTTAATCAATGAACACGAAAGACAGCGTATTTTTAAGTCATTTTGGCAAATGTCATGGGgcgaaaaaaaagttgttattAATAATCAGGTTAAATCCGTACCAACTAAAAGGCACCGAAACCGAAAACAagaaaacgaaacaaaaagAGGACAATCCTTAGAATATTTTCTACGAGTACAAGAAGAATGTCTCAGGGTCTGCCGGACCATGTTCATTAATACTCTCGTGATTGGACGATGGACAATTCTTCACTGGAAGAGTTCTTTCGGGACACGTACTCCAAGTATACTACGCCAGTCAACTAGTGGAATGGAACCTTTCAAAGATCGTCACGAGTGCCTGTTCCAATTTTTAGATACTTTACCAGTTATGGAGTCACACTATTGTAGATCAACAtctcaaaaaaaatatcttctgGCTGAATGGCAATCCCGGCAGAGTGTTTACGAATTTTATGTCAAAGACTGGTGCAAAGCAAAAAAACAAGAGCCTCTTTCGATAGCATCGTTCTCTAAAGCTTTTGATGAAAAAAACTTTGCACTTTTCCGCCCTAAAAAAGATGAATGTGAGAAGTGTGTTAGCTATAGAATGGGGCAAGTTTTGgaagatgaatttaatagGCACGTACAAAGGAAAATGGAGGCAAGggaagaaaaggaaaaggaTAAAAAGGAGCgaaaatacgtttttacagCAGACTTACAAGCTGTGTTAATGGCTCCAAAATCAAAAGTTTCCACACTATACTACAAAACAAAGCTTCAAGTACACAATCTGTGTTTCTACAACTTGGTGAATTCCAATGCTTATTGTTTTGTGTGGAATGAGTGTGAAGGAGGCCTTGGTGCTGAGGAATTTTCAAGTATTTGGATGTATTTTATTGAACAGAAGATATTACTCAACATGCCAGCAGATACTGATGAAAGGAGCACTATTATAATGTACACAGATGGTTGCGGGTACCAAAATCGAAACGCTCTTATGGCCAATGTGTTATTAAACGTAGCAGTTGCTCATAACATAGTAATAGAACAAAAATACCTTGAACCTGGCCACACACAGATGGAAGTCGACTCGGTTCACGCGACAATCGAACGAAAtctcaaagataaaattattaatctaCCAGCGGATTATGTACCTATATGTCAGAAGGCAAGAAAGAAACCTGCACCCTACCAAGTAAAATACTTGAcgcatgatttttttttaaattttgacccAATTCAGCGTTATAAAACAATCCGTCCAGGAAGAGGTAAAGGTGATTTGAAAGTCACAGACATTCGTGCTTTGAGGTACACACCTGAAggtgaaatttattacaaagccAGCTTCGTTGATGAATGGAAAAGAATTCCTCAACGGAAAAACACCAAAATTAAGACACATTCTTGGGAACAACTGAAGCAGCTATACACAGAAAGACGTAAAATAACCGCTAAAAAATATGAAGACCTTCAAGCAATTAAGAAAACTTTGCCAGTAGACTACCACAAATTTTATGATGATCTTCCCCATGAATAG